The following proteins are co-located in the Thermoleophilaceae bacterium genome:
- a CDS encoding glycosyltransferase, with product MSRPDVALITPYPPLGQRHAGHSGVTSYAGNLAHALAAEGASVTVVAPDEPGEPPVAQDGPVRVERRFRRGAGALPVAGRAAKQTKAPVVHLQHELFLYGGPSSIPGLMAALAGRRRDGTAQVVTMHQVVESSTIDRSFTQLHRVQAPAVLARAGLATVQQAIRRLSSRVIVHEPSFAEMVGNAVVVPHGVETAAPVDREHARAELGLDHRLTVLCFGFLAPYKGLETALEAAELAGDRVRLVIAGGEHPRLAASGDSYADELRDRYGATATFTGRVPEEQVATWFSAADIALFPYPRPFSSSGSLALALAHRTPFLVSPQLGQTIGAPESITVPLDPPVLANRLKELAGAPARLEGLRESCAGFGSGRSWSDVARRHLELYEEVR from the coding sequence GTGTCCCGTCCTGACGTCGCTCTGATCACTCCTTACCCGCCGCTCGGGCAGCGCCACGCCGGACACAGCGGCGTGACCTCCTACGCCGGGAACCTCGCCCACGCGCTGGCGGCCGAGGGCGCGAGCGTGACAGTGGTCGCGCCGGACGAGCCGGGTGAGCCGCCCGTCGCACAGGACGGTCCCGTGCGCGTGGAGCGCCGCTTCAGGCGCGGCGCGGGCGCCCTGCCGGTGGCCGGGCGTGCCGCGAAGCAGACGAAGGCGCCCGTCGTGCACCTCCAGCATGAGCTCTTCCTCTACGGCGGGCCGAGCTCGATCCCCGGGCTGATGGCCGCTCTCGCCGGCCGCCGCCGCGACGGCACCGCACAGGTGGTGACGATGCACCAGGTGGTCGAGTCCTCCACGATCGACCGCTCGTTCACGCAGCTTCATCGCGTCCAGGCGCCCGCCGTGCTCGCGCGAGCGGGGCTCGCCACCGTGCAGCAGGCGATCCGCCGCCTCTCCTCGCGAGTGATCGTGCACGAGCCGTCGTTCGCCGAGATGGTGGGGAACGCCGTGGTGGTGCCGCACGGCGTGGAGACCGCCGCGCCGGTGGACCGCGAGCACGCCCGCGCCGAGCTCGGCCTCGATCACCGCCTCACCGTGCTGTGCTTCGGGTTCCTCGCCCCGTACAAGGGCCTCGAGACTGCGCTCGAGGCCGCCGAGCTCGCGGGCGACCGGGTGCGGCTCGTGATCGCAGGCGGCGAGCATCCGCGCCTTGCGGCGTCGGGCGACAGCTACGCCGACGAGCTGCGCGACCGTTACGGCGCGACCGCCACGTTTACGGGCCGGGTGCCCGAGGAACAGGTCGCGACTTGGTTCTCAGCGGCCGACATCGCGCTCTTCCCGTATCCGCGCCCGTTCTCGAGCAGCGGCTCGCTCGCGCTTGCGCTGGCGCACCGCACGCCCTTCCTCGTGTCGCCCCAGCTCGGGCAGACGATCGGCGCGCCGGAGTCGATCACGGTCCCGCTCGACCCGCCGGTGCTCGCCAACCGCCTGAAAGAGCTCGCGGGTGCTCCCGCCCGGCTCGAGGGGCTCCGCGAGAGCTGCGCCGGGTTCGGTTCCGGCCGCTCCTGGTCGGACGTGGCGCGGCGTCACCTCGAGCTCTACGAGGAGGTGCGCTGA
- a CDS encoding MerR family transcriptional regulator has product MDGLTINEAAETTGWSPRMLRYLESVGLIQPPRTDSGYRKFGPEELQRLRTLRELLGRFDCGLSDIAFAKRMREDEELRQAVDTWFESAPRLPEGVASDDWLRWEQEKHQRLLGIAA; this is encoded by the coding sequence ATGGACGGTCTCACCATCAACGAGGCTGCGGAGACGACCGGATGGTCGCCTCGCATGCTGCGCTACCTCGAGAGCGTGGGCCTGATCCAGCCTCCCCGTACCGACTCCGGCTACCGGAAGTTCGGTCCCGAGGAGCTCCAGCGGCTGAGGACGCTGCGCGAGCTGCTCGGCCGCTTCGACTGCGGCCTCTCCGACATCGCGTTCGCCAAGCGGATGCGCGAGGACGAGGAGCTGAGGCAGGCCGTGGACACCTGGTTCGAGTCCGCGCCCCGGCTGCCGGAGGGCGTGGCGTCCGACGACTGGCTGCGCTGGGAGCAGGAGAAGCACCAGCGGCTGCTCGGCATCGCCGCATGA
- a CDS encoding bifunctional phosphoglucose/phosphomannose isomerase encodes MTDLTRDTIAAVDPRGMLGDVLEQPAHLTDALWRVESAAINSFEAHGGLAICGMGGSAIGADLAAAAVGERARNPIYTLRRYDLPPWIGEETAMLFSSYSGNTEETLSCYEAAGKAGAKRIALTTGGKLAEAARADGVPVIGVPSGMQPRAAVGYMAVCSLEVAALCGAAPSLRSEIEAAAGLQRRLADEWGPDAAEDSLAKSLARKLQGSIPVTYGAGLTAPVARRWKTQINENAKLHAFFAELPEADHNEICGWESHEPLSVVFLDDRTLHPRLRRRIELTAEIARDGAKAVEVVESVGESAFERMMSLVFLGDLMSVYLAVLGGTDPMPVGVLERFKVELG; translated from the coding sequence ATGACCGACCTCACGCGCGACACCATCGCCGCCGTGGACCCGCGGGGCATGCTCGGCGACGTGCTCGAGCAGCCGGCGCACCTCACGGACGCGCTGTGGCGAGTCGAATCCGCGGCGATAAACAGCTTCGAGGCGCACGGTGGCCTTGCCATCTGCGGGATGGGCGGCTCGGCCATCGGCGCCGACCTCGCAGCCGCCGCTGTGGGCGAGCGCGCGCGCAACCCGATCTACACGCTGCGCCGCTACGACCTGCCTCCGTGGATCGGGGAGGAGACCGCGATGCTCTTCTCGAGCTACTCGGGCAACACCGAGGAGACGCTCTCCTGCTACGAGGCCGCGGGCAAGGCGGGCGCGAAGCGAATCGCTCTAACCACGGGGGGCAAGCTCGCCGAGGCCGCGCGCGCGGACGGCGTGCCGGTGATCGGCGTGCCGTCGGGCATGCAGCCACGCGCGGCGGTGGGCTACATGGCGGTGTGCTCGCTCGAGGTGGCGGCGCTGTGCGGAGCGGCGCCTTCATTGCGAAGTGAGATCGAGGCCGCCGCCGGGCTCCAGCGCAGGCTCGCCGACGAGTGGGGTCCGGACGCGGCGGAGGACTCGCTCGCCAAGTCGCTCGCGCGAAAGCTGCAGGGGTCGATCCCGGTCACGTACGGTGCGGGGCTCACCGCGCCGGTCGCGCGCCGGTGGAAGACGCAGATCAACGAGAACGCCAAGCTGCACGCCTTCTTCGCTGAGCTTCCGGAGGCGGACCACAACGAGATCTGCGGCTGGGAGAGCCACGAGCCGCTGTCGGTGGTCTTCCTCGACGACAGGACGCTTCACCCGCGCCTGCGCCGCCGCATCGAGCTCACCGCCGAAATCGCGCGCGACGGCGCGAAGGCGGTGGAGGTTGTGGAGTCGGTGGGGGAGAGCGCGTTCGAGCGGATGATGTCGCTCGTGTTCCTGGGCGACCTCATGTCGGTGTACCTCGCCGTGCTCGGGGGGACCGACCCGATGCCGGTGGGCGTGCTCGAGCGCTTCAAGGTCGAGCTGGGGTAG
- a CDS encoding NDP-sugar synthase has protein sequence MQALVLAGGEGTRLRPLTHTVPKPVMPLAGRPFLTFMLDWLRGHGVDDVLLSCGFLAHAVEDVLGDEHEGMRLRYVHEDVPLGTAGPVRLAADEGLLAERLFVLNGDVLTDMDLTSQLAFHDEKGALGTLALIAVEDTSSYGVVPTDDDGAVLEFREKTPGPAPTNRINAGAYVIDREVVERIPPGRAVSFEREVFPALVGNGLYGYMSEGYWIDIGTPERYLEATYDLLSGRVKSTLPPRDETGSLVYEPALIAGAHIGPQSVLGPHCSVGADSAVERSVLHERVTVGSGCAIRDAVLGDHVHVGDGAEIGRGAMLGSGVVVEAGEVVEPNARLDPGARVG, from the coding sequence ATGCAGGCGCTCGTACTCGCCGGCGGCGAGGGAACTCGTCTACGGCCGCTCACGCACACGGTGCCCAAGCCGGTGATGCCTCTCGCGGGCCGCCCCTTCCTCACCTTCATGCTCGACTGGCTGCGCGGCCACGGCGTGGACGACGTGCTGCTGTCCTGCGGCTTTCTCGCGCATGCCGTCGAGGACGTGCTGGGCGACGAGCACGAGGGCATGCGCCTCCGCTACGTGCACGAGGACGTTCCGCTCGGCACGGCCGGGCCGGTCCGCCTCGCCGCCGACGAGGGACTGCTCGCGGAGCGTCTGTTCGTGCTGAACGGCGACGTGCTCACCGACATGGACCTCACCTCCCAGCTCGCCTTCCACGACGAGAAGGGCGCGCTGGGAACGCTCGCGCTGATCGCGGTGGAGGACACGTCGAGCTACGGCGTCGTGCCCACGGACGACGACGGCGCGGTGCTCGAGTTCCGCGAGAAGACGCCCGGACCCGCGCCCACGAACCGCATCAACGCCGGGGCGTACGTGATCGATCGCGAGGTGGTGGAGCGCATCCCGCCGGGCCGCGCGGTCTCGTTCGAGCGCGAGGTCTTCCCGGCACTCGTGGGCAACGGGCTCTACGGCTACATGTCCGAGGGCTACTGGATCGACATCGGCACGCCCGAGCGCTATCTCGAGGCCACGTACGACCTTCTGTCCGGGCGCGTGAAGAGCACGCTGCCGCCGCGCGACGAGACGGGCTCGCTCGTGTATGAACCGGCGCTGATCGCGGGCGCGCACATCGGCCCGCAAAGCGTGCTCGGCCCGCATTGCAGCGTCGGCGCCGATTCGGCGGTCGAGCGCTCCGTGCTGCACGAGCGGGTTACCGTCGGCAGCGGCTGCGCGATCCGCGACGCGGTGCTCGGCGATCACGTGCACGTGGGTGACGGCGCGGAGATCGGCCGAGGCGCGATGCTCGGCAGCGGCGTGGTGGTGGAAGCCGGCGAGGTGGTGGAGCCGAACGCGCGGCTCGACCCGGGGGCGAGAGTGGGATGA
- a CDS encoding glycosyltransferase produces MIPAHNEEERIGPMLDAYRARCSDPEARFVVALDRCRDRTEEIVRGHREVDRRVEIVHYPKLGKGGVLMEAFRRCDGDYVGFVDADCATPPSEFVRLAEIAAKADGADGAIAGRRHPAAILPARRPLVRRIASAGFAFGIRRLFRLPYGDTQCGAKVLRRDVVEKALPLMSSRDFLFDVDLLIVARRLGYRIVEVPTIWIDQAGSRLRARSDTLRMAASALRLWLHHRVIPVDPAAADPVREDTLAPRDRTEEETDRVPS; encoded by the coding sequence GTGATTCCTGCGCATAACGAGGAAGAGCGGATTGGCCCGATGCTCGATGCCTACCGAGCCCGCTGCTCCGATCCGGAAGCACGCTTCGTCGTCGCGCTCGACCGTTGCCGCGACAGGACGGAGGAGATCGTCCGCGGCCACCGGGAGGTCGACCGGCGCGTGGAGATCGTGCATTACCCCAAGCTTGGGAAGGGCGGCGTGCTGATGGAGGCATTCAGGCGCTGCGACGGTGACTACGTCGGGTTCGTCGACGCCGACTGCGCGACTCCGCCAAGCGAGTTCGTGCGGCTCGCCGAGATCGCGGCGAAGGCCGACGGCGCGGACGGTGCCATCGCCGGCCGCCGCCATCCCGCGGCGATCCTGCCGGCGCGGCGCCCGCTGGTGCGCCGGATCGCCAGCGCCGGGTTCGCGTTCGGCATCCGCCGGCTCTTCCGTCTTCCGTACGGCGATACCCAGTGCGGCGCGAAGGTCCTCCGCCGCGACGTGGTGGAGAAGGCGCTGCCGCTCATGTCGTCGCGAGACTTTCTCTTCGACGTCGACCTGCTGATCGTCGCGCGGCGGCTCGGCTACCGCATCGTCGAAGTGCCCACGATCTGGATCGATCAGGCGGGCTCGCGCCTTCGCGCGCGCTCCGACACGCTGCGCATGGCGGCGTCCGCGCTCAGGCTGTGGCTCCACCACCGCGTGATTCCGGTGGACCCGGCCGCGGCCGATCCGGTGCGCGAGGACACGCTGGCCCCGCGCGATCGCACCGAGGAGGAGACGGATCGTGTCCCGTCCTGA
- a CDS encoding nucleotide sugar dehydrogenase, whose translation MPELEPIGVIGVGWVGLVTAACFAELGHEVYCRDIVQEKVEALERGELPIYEPGLQELVERGRERLHFTTDMQQVLDAAELLFCCVDTPPTYSGDADLSRVERVLDEIGGSTNHALVMKSTVPVGTGRSIKRRSPNLGYVSNPEFLKEGSAVDDFMKPDRVVVGAADGSGEFGDRVAALYGPLGAPIVHTDVASAEMIKLASNAFLATKISFINEIANVSEELGADVSEVARGMGLDARIGPQFLRAGIGYGGSCLVGDETVLMRRCGRTTLISFEELWRLFETEVHDGSVGVIEPDDLEVLSWVPGDDKPRFMPVAAVTRRHYDGELLTINTAAGHRVQCTSDHPFFVADTEGGVRVKLARELLVGDDLPALDIAIPDSCSTATGTWDSSSGAIVSQRPMSAPVTRALPLARLAEDLDSLVVGRSAITAVAASTSAGPVFSLEIPEANSFVMGDCVICHNCFPKDVSALKQLAGNTGYHFQLLTAVIEVNELQKRRTISKLKKHLGSLVGKEIALLGVAFKPNTDDIREATSLVLAGRLQGEGANVRAYDPVAGDRAADVLGNGVKICSSAQEALEGADGAVLVTEWPEFAELDWENDVKHLMKTPLVVDGRNFLDREKLTTSGFTYEGVGR comes from the coding sequence ATGCCTGAACTGGAGCCGATAGGCGTCATCGGTGTTGGCTGGGTGGGCCTCGTCACCGCGGCCTGCTTCGCCGAGCTTGGACACGAGGTGTACTGCCGGGACATCGTGCAGGAGAAGGTCGAGGCGCTCGAGCGCGGCGAGCTTCCGATCTACGAGCCGGGCCTGCAGGAGCTCGTTGAGCGGGGCCGCGAGCGGCTTCACTTCACCACCGACATGCAGCAGGTGCTCGATGCCGCCGAGCTGCTGTTCTGCTGCGTGGACACGCCGCCCACGTATTCCGGCGACGCCGACCTCTCGCGCGTGGAGCGCGTGCTCGACGAGATCGGCGGCTCCACGAACCACGCGCTCGTGATGAAGAGCACCGTGCCCGTCGGCACCGGCCGCTCGATCAAGCGCCGCAGCCCGAATCTCGGCTACGTGTCGAACCCGGAGTTCCTCAAGGAGGGCTCGGCGGTGGATGACTTCATGAAGCCGGATCGCGTGGTGGTGGGCGCCGCGGACGGCTCCGGGGAGTTCGGCGACCGCGTGGCCGCTCTGTACGGGCCGCTCGGCGCTCCGATCGTGCACACCGATGTGGCCAGCGCGGAGATGATCAAGCTCGCCTCGAACGCCTTTTTGGCCACGAAGATCTCGTTCATCAACGAGATCGCGAACGTGTCCGAGGAGCTCGGGGCGGACGTGAGCGAGGTAGCGCGGGGGATGGGCCTCGACGCGCGGATCGGGCCGCAGTTCCTGCGGGCGGGGATTGGGTATGGGGGGTCTTGTCTCGTGGGCGACGAGACCGTCTTGATGCGGCGCTGCGGGCGGACGACGCTGATCTCGTTTGAGGAGCTGTGGCGCCTGTTCGAAACGGAGGTGCATGACGGCTCCGTCGGAGTGATCGAGCCTGACGACCTCGAGGTGCTGTCGTGGGTGCCAGGGGACGACAAGCCGCGGTTCATGCCGGTCGCGGCTGTTACGCGGCGCCACTACGACGGCGAGCTACTCACGATCAACACGGCGGCAGGGCACCGCGTCCAGTGCACGAGCGACCACCCGTTCTTCGTCGCCGACACCGAAGGCGGTGTCCGCGTGAAGCTTGCTCGCGAACTGCTGGTTGGGGATGACCTGCCGGCTCTGGACATCGCCATCCCAGATAGCTGTTCCACAGCAACAGGCACTTGGGATAGCTCCAGTGGCGCGATCGTTTCGCAGCGCCCGATGAGCGCGCCGGTGACCCGTGCGCTCCCGCTGGCGCGCCTCGCGGAGGACCTCGATTCGCTCGTCGTCGGACGCTCAGCAATCACCGCTGTGGCCGCGTCCACCTCGGCCGGACCCGTCTTCTCCCTCGAGATTCCCGAGGCGAATTCTTTCGTCATGGGTGATTGCGTTATTTGCCACAACTGCTTCCCCAAAGACGTCTCCGCTCTCAAGCAGCTCGCCGGCAACACCGGCTACCACTTCCAGCTCCTCACCGCGGTGATCGAGGTGAACGAGCTTCAGAAGCGGCGGACCATCAGCAAGCTGAAGAAGCACCTCGGGTCGCTCGTGGGCAAGGAGATCGCGCTTCTCGGCGTGGCGTTCAAGCCGAACACCGACGACATCCGCGAGGCCACCAGCCTGGTGCTCGCCGGCCGGCTTCAGGGCGAGGGCGCGAACGTGAGGGCGTACGATCCCGTGGCGGGAGATAGAGCCGCGGACGTCCTGGGTAACGGGGTGAAGATCTGCTCCTCAGCGCAGGAAGCGCTCGAGGGAGCGGATGGCGCCGTGCTCGTGACCGAATGGCCGGAGTTCGCGGAGCTCGACTGGGAGAACGACGTGAAGCATCTGATGAAAACCCCGCTGGTGGTGGACGGTCGCAACTTCCTCGACCGCGAGAAGCTCACCACGAGCGGCTTCACCTACGAGGGCGTAGGCCGCTAG
- the ahcY gene encoding adenosylhomocysteinase has protein sequence MTSDIADVALADSGQRRIEWADSQMPVLRQIRERFASERPLEGLVVGACLHVTAETAGLVRALQDGGASVAICASNPLSTQDDVAAALVDRHGAGVYAIHGEGPDTYYRHIDAVCDQHPRVTLDDGADLVSMLHAQREAQLPEIVGGTESTTTGALRVRALVAAGRLAFPVLAVSDAAAASLIENRYGTGQSTLDGIVRATNVLLAGSRMVVLGYGSSGRGVALRARGAGAKVIVCEVDPLRALEAAMEGYEVMPAVEAASLGDVFITVTGNRGVLTSAHFKAMKDGALLCNAGHFDVEIDKPALEKLTKSERTVRPLVEEHVLRDGRRLHLLAEGRVVNLAGAEGHPGAVMDMHFSAHALSVEHLARSRERLHNRVHDVPAEINREIARLKLEALGVTIDELTKKQLDYLSSWEQGT, from the coding sequence GTGACCTCCGATATCGCTGATGTTGCGCTCGCTGACTCTGGTCAGCGGCGTATTGAATGGGCCGATTCGCAGATGCCCGTTCTTCGTCAGATCCGCGAGCGGTTCGCTTCCGAGCGGCCGCTCGAGGGTCTGGTGGTGGGCGCGTGTCTTCACGTGACCGCCGAGACGGCGGGGCTCGTGCGGGCGCTTCAGGACGGAGGCGCCTCGGTTGCCATCTGCGCTTCCAATCCTCTGTCGACTCAGGACGACGTGGCGGCGGCGCTGGTGGACCGGCACGGCGCCGGCGTGTACGCGATCCATGGCGAGGGGCCGGACACGTACTACCGCCACATCGACGCTGTGTGCGATCAGCATCCGCGGGTCACGCTCGACGACGGCGCGGACCTCGTGTCGATGCTCCACGCCCAGCGCGAGGCGCAGCTGCCGGAGATCGTCGGAGGCACGGAGAGCACCACCACCGGCGCGCTGCGCGTGCGCGCGCTCGTGGCGGCCGGGCGGCTGGCGTTCCCCGTGCTCGCGGTGAGCGACGCGGCGGCGGCCTCGCTGATCGAGAACCGCTACGGCACCGGGCAGTCCACGCTCGACGGCATCGTGCGCGCCACCAATGTGCTGCTGGCGGGGAGCCGCATGGTGGTGCTCGGCTACGGCTCGAGCGGGCGAGGCGTTGCGCTACGCGCACGCGGGGCCGGGGCGAAGGTGATCGTTTGCGAGGTGGACCCGCTGCGAGCTCTCGAGGCCGCGATGGAGGGGTACGAGGTGATGCCCGCCGTGGAGGCCGCGTCGCTCGGGGACGTCTTCATCACGGTGACCGGAAACCGGGGGGTGCTCACCAGCGCCCACTTCAAGGCGATGAAGGACGGAGCGCTGCTCTGCAACGCCGGCCACTTCGACGTGGAGATCGACAAGCCGGCGCTCGAGAAGCTCACGAAGTCGGAGCGCACCGTGCGACCGCTCGTGGAGGAGCACGTGCTGCGCGACGGGCGCCGGCTGCACCTGCTCGCCGAGGGACGCGTGGTGAATCTGGCGGGAGCCGAGGGGCATCCCGGCGCGGTGATGGACATGCACTTCAGCGCGCATGCGCTGTCGGTGGAGCACCTGGCGCGGTCCCGCGAGCGGCTCCACAACCGGGTGCACGACGTGCCCGCCGAGATCAACCGCGAGATCGCGCGGCTCAAGCTCGAGGCGCTGGGCGTCACCATCGACGAGCTCACGAAGAAGCAGCTCGACTACCTGAGCTCCTGGGAGCAGGGCACCTGA
- the ahcY gene encoding adenosylhomocysteinase, whose translation MTTTPTTEKTSDFKVADLSLAAFGRKEIELAQHEMPGLMACREEYGDAQPLKGARITGSLHMTIQTAVLIETLTALGAEVRWCSCNIFSTQDHAAAAVVVGPDGTPDDPQGVPVYAWKGETLEEYWWCTEQVLRWPDGDGPNMILDDGGDATLLVHKGVEFEKAGAVPSPDTTDNTEMKVILGVLQRSLEEDSQRWTNIAAGIKGVTEETTTGVNRLYQMQEAGQLLFPAINVNNSVTKSKFDNIYGCRHSLVDGINRATDVMIGGKMAVICGFGDVGKGCASSLRGQGARVVITEIDPICALQAAMEGYEVKTLEDVVEEADIFVTTTGNKDIIRADHMARMKHQAIVGNIGHFDNEIDMAGLERYEGIERINIKPQVDEWRFPDGHSIILLSEGRLLNLGNATGHPSFVMSNSFTNQTIAQIELFTKTDEYEKQVYVLSKKLDEKVARLHLDALGVHLTELTEEQAAYIGVPVEGPYKPEHYRY comes from the coding sequence ATGACCACCACACCCACCACCGAGAAGACCAGCGACTTCAAGGTTGCCGACCTCTCGCTCGCGGCGTTCGGCCGCAAGGAGATCGAGCTCGCCCAGCACGAGATGCCGGGTCTCATGGCATGTCGCGAGGAGTACGGCGACGCCCAGCCGCTCAAGGGCGCGCGCATCACCGGCTCGCTCCACATGACGATCCAGACCGCGGTGCTGATCGAGACGCTCACGGCGCTCGGCGCCGAGGTGCGCTGGTGCAGCTGCAACATCTTCTCGACCCAGGACCACGCGGCCGCCGCGGTTGTGGTGGGACCCGACGGCACCCCGGACGACCCTCAGGGCGTGCCCGTGTACGCGTGGAAGGGCGAGACGCTCGAGGAGTACTGGTGGTGCACCGAGCAGGTGCTGCGCTGGCCCGACGGCGACGGCCCGAACATGATCCTCGACGACGGCGGCGACGCCACGCTGCTCGTGCACAAGGGCGTGGAGTTCGAGAAGGCCGGCGCCGTGCCGTCGCCTGACACCACGGACAACACCGAAATGAAGGTGATCCTCGGCGTGCTCCAGCGCTCCCTCGAGGAGGACAGCCAGCGCTGGACGAACATCGCCGCCGGCATCAAGGGCGTGACGGAGGAGACCACCACAGGGGTGAACCGGCTCTACCAGATGCAGGAGGCGGGCCAGCTCCTGTTCCCGGCGATCAACGTGAACAACTCGGTGACGAAGTCGAAGTTCGACAACATCTACGGCTGCCGCCACTCGCTCGTGGACGGCATCAACCGCGCCACCGACGTGATGATCGGCGGCAAGATGGCCGTGATCTGCGGCTTCGGCGACGTCGGCAAGGGCTGCGCCTCGTCGCTCCGCGGCCAGGGCGCTCGCGTGGTGATCACCGAGATCGATCCCATCTGCGCGCTGCAGGCCGCGATGGAGGGCTACGAGGTGAAGACCCTCGAGGACGTCGTGGAGGAGGCGGACATCTTCGTCACCACCACGGGCAACAAGGACATCATCCGTGCCGACCACATGGCGCGCATGAAGCACCAGGCCATCGTGGGCAACATCGGCCACTTCGACAACGAGATCGACATGGCCGGGCTCGAGCGCTACGAGGGCATCGAGCGGATAAACATCAAGCCGCAGGTGGACGAGTGGCGCTTCCCGGACGGCCACTCGATCATCCTGCTGTCGGAGGGCCGGCTGCTCAACCTCGGCAACGCCACGGGCCACCCGAGCTTCGTGATGTCGAACTCGTTCACGAACCAGACGATCGCCCAGATCGAGCTGTTCACGAAGACCGACGAGTACGAGAAGCAGGTCTACGTGCTGTCGAAGAAGCTCGACGAGAAGGTGGCGCGGCTGCACCTCGACGCCCTCGGCGTGCATCTCACGGAGCTCACCGAGGAGCAGGCGGCGTACATCGGCGTGCCCGTTGAGGGGCCGTATAAGCCGGAGCACTACAGGTACTAG
- a CDS encoding MFS transporter encodes MNRPLSTTAGFVAVAYALLVTMIGTTLPTPLYPLYQSRFGFGELVITVIFAVYAVGVICGLILTGRLSDEIGRRPVLLAGLACAALSSVVFLVAQGLAPLLVGRLLSGLSAGTFTGTATATLIDFSPADKRQRNAAIAAAVTLGGLGLGPLLAGALAQAGVIPLRLPYWMHLALLIPALPGILLAPEPVEVKEHPRFAPQKLAVPEEVRGTFARAGLGGFAAFAFPGLFGSLGPTFLAKFLGFHSHVTAGAIVWLLFMASVVGQIAIVRISDRAALVTGDAGTVAAAVFVIAALEAESLALLVLGGVAAGIGQGLAMGGGLAALAAETPPERRGEVNATFFVVLYAGLCVPTVAVGLLTQAIGLRSAGVAMSCVMGVLAAAVAVSLVARGRRSATPARP; translated from the coding sequence GTGAATCGCCCCCTCTCCACCACCGCCGGCTTCGTCGCGGTGGCCTACGCGCTGCTCGTGACGATGATCGGCACAACGCTGCCGACTCCGCTCTACCCGCTCTACCAGTCGCGGTTCGGCTTCGGCGAGCTGGTGATCACGGTGATCTTCGCGGTGTACGCGGTGGGCGTGATCTGCGGGCTGATCCTCACCGGGCGGCTGTCGGACGAGATCGGCCGGCGACCTGTGCTGCTGGCGGGCCTCGCGTGCGCGGCGTTGAGCAGCGTGGTCTTCCTGGTTGCGCAGGGGCTCGCGCCTCTGCTCGTGGGGAGGCTGCTGTCCGGCCTGTCCGCCGGCACCTTCACCGGCACCGCCACCGCCACGCTGATCGACTTCTCGCCCGCGGACAAGCGCCAGCGAAACGCCGCCATCGCGGCGGCCGTGACGCTGGGCGGGCTCGGCCTCGGCCCGCTGCTGGCCGGCGCGCTTGCGCAGGCCGGTGTGATCCCGCTGCGGCTGCCGTACTGGATGCACCTGGCGCTGCTCATCCCAGCCCTGCCCGGCATCCTGCTGGCGCCCGAGCCGGTGGAAGTGAAGGAGCACCCGCGCTTCGCGCCGCAAAAGCTGGCCGTGCCCGAGGAGGTGCGCGGGACGTTCGCCCGCGCGGGGCTTGGAGGCTTCGCCGCGTTCGCCTTCCCGGGGCTGTTCGGCTCGCTCGGCCCGACATTTCTCGCGAAGTTCCTCGGCTTCCACAGCCACGTGACAGCCGGCGCCATCGTGTGGCTGCTCTTCATGGCCTCGGTGGTGGGGCAGATAGCGATCGTGCGGATCTCCGACCGCGCGGCACTCGTCACCGGCGACGCGGGCACGGTCGCCGCGGCAGTGTTCGTGATCGCGGCGCTCGAAGCGGAGTCGCTAGCGCTTCTCGTGCTGGGCGGCGTGGCGGCCGGAATCGGGCAGGGGCTTGCGATGGGCGGTGGCCTCGCGGCGCTCGCGGCCGAGACCCCGCCCGAGCGGCGGGGCGAGGTGAACGCGACCTTCTTCGTCGTGCTCTATGCGGGACTGTGCGTGCCCACTGTCGCGGTCGGGCTGCTCACCCAGGCGATCGGGCTGCGGAGCGCGGGCGTGGCGATGAGCTGCGTGATGGGCGTGCTGGCGGCCGCGGTGGCGGTGAGTCTGGTGGCGCGGGGCCGCCGATCCGCTACCCCAGCTCGACCTTGA